In the Desulfosporosinus acidiphilus SJ4 genome, TTCGGCATTGGCTTTTTCTTTGTCATTTTTATGTTTGGCTTGTATTGCCTTAATCTTCGGCTGAAGATCAACAGTTTTTCGCATTGAAGCCATTTGTTTATAAGTTAACGGATATATAATGGTCTTAATCAAAATTGTCAGCAAAATGATTGCTACACCATAATTAGGAAGTCCCAGAGCAGACGATAAATTATAGAAAATATTTAATAAGTAAGTCATCCATTGAACAATAATACTCACAAAAGCCCTCCTTAAACTGGATCATGCCCTCCCGGGTGAAACGGGTGGCATTTTAATATTCTAACGAGTGATTTATAACTCCCTCGAAAAAAACCATATTTTTTTAATGCTTGAATAGAATACTCAGAACATGTGGGATAAAAACGGCATGTCTGACCTTTAAGCGGTGAAATAAACTTTTGGTAAAAACGCAAAATAAAAATTACTAATTGTCTCATTTGAAATGACTCATTTCGTGATGATTAAAGCATTTGCTTTTTTTAGCATTAACATGATAGAAGTTTCTACTTCAGCAAAGGAAACTCCTTTGATCTTAGTCCTTGCAATAAAAATAATTTGTAAATCAGGTTTTATTTGAGAGATATGTAATCGTACAACTTCTCGCAATAATCTTTTAGCACGATTCCTTTGGACTGAATTTCCAACCTTTTTGGAAGCTATAAATCCAAATCTCTGGTGTTTACCTCTGAAAATATAGATAGCAGCATATTTTACAGAAAAATT is a window encoding:
- the yidD gene encoding membrane protein insertion efficiency factor YidD; the encoded protein is MRQLVIFILRFYQKFISPLKGQTCRFYPTCSEYSIQALKKYGFFRGSYKSLVRILKCHPFHPGGHDPV
- the rnpA gene encoding ribonuclease P protein component, producing MLKKELRLRKKSGFKEIFERGKNFSVKYAAIYIFRGKHQRFGFIASKKVGNSVQRNRAKRLLREVVRLHISQIKPDLQIIFIARTKIKGVSFAEVETSIMLMLKKANALIITK